ATAAATCCTTCAACAAATTCATATACTGCATCTTGTCCGTTCTCTAATGCCCACCCGGTAACTTCCTTATACTCGTCACCGACTTCACCTTCCGGCAGTTGCACCAGCCCAAAGGTATAGGCCAGCATAAGCGCTGATTGCCCTTCCCAAGCCAACTCCAGTGCAAGGGCCACGAGCCCTTGCACCTCATCGCTAGCGTCATTAAGGTTTAGTTGCTTATCAAGGGGCAGGCTAATTTCGCCACTTTCTACTAGATTCAAAAATTGAGTTTCATTCTCATTCAGGTTCTGAAAGGCGTCAGGCATACTCTCCTTTAACTGCGCCAAGGGGAGTTCCTCTCCTGACATGAGCTGAAGCCCTAGTTCAGAGAAAACCGCCAGGCTAAGGAAGCGCTGCGCTACCTCCCGAGGTTGCCGAGGGGAAATCTCAAATTCGCTGCGTACTGGAGGTAAAAACCCGGGAATTCGGGCCTTGAAATCCCGCTCAATCTCGGCGCGCACCCTCTTGGCTCGCGCTACGGCAGCGGGGTGGTAAGGCACCGGAGCATGGGCAAAAATCTCCTCACCATCGGGGTTGAGCAAGGCTCCGTCGGGTCGGAACCAGATGGCGTTGACCTGTTTAGCCCAATCCGCGAACTCCTCAATAGAGTCCACGTCAAAGACGTATTGCCGTTGGGTCTGCGAAATATGATTCATCACCGCCCACATCTGTGAGGTCATCTCTTCCCCGCCGACCTGCCAGACGAAAACTACAAAATCCTTGAGATGGTCTGGCATCTCTGGGTCATCAAGTCCACGCTGATGGTTATACGGCGCAGGGATCTCTTCACAAACTGTGGCGTATGCATTAAAGAACATGTCTTAGGATTATTCCAGACCTAAAACCAATTTGCCATCAAAATAACGACGCTCTTTAAATAAACCTAACTGCTCACCGAGCTATTTCATCAAGCCAAGACCAGAGGGGAACATTAGGGCACCAAGAAGGCTCGTCGTAGGCAGGTACCCCCGCACTGAAATAGCGATTCTCTATCCTGTCTCATCAAGTTTGATAGAACCTAGCCCTGCTGGCTTGTCCATTTTCTGCGCCAATAAGCAACCAATATTTAAGAAAAATGGCCATCCTTAAGGAAATATCCTAAGAAAAGGAAAAATCTGTTCATTCATAGAATGTTGAAAGATAGAAAGAAAACTCAGATGGTGGGTGTAGTCGAGCGCAATTCGTGGACGGAGATAGCCTTGCGACGCTCGATCTTAGGGTTTTACCGTACTTAAAAGGTGCTCGAAACCACTTGAACTCTTTAAGTAATTTCCTGTAGATGTGCCGGCTATTTTTCCTAATCCAACTCCAACTCCGGATCCTCGGCACGCGCCTGCTCATAAACTTCTTTGGCTGCAGAAAAGTTAATTGCGCCGATGATGAGCCCCGCCACTATGTCTGGCCAGGCACTCCACCACACCATGGTCAACACACCGGCTAGCAGGATGAGAATATTAGCTAGGACGTCATTGCGTGCCGCCAGCCAGGCGCCACAGACCAAGGCGGTTGAAGCTCCACGCAAACGCATGAGCAATAAAGCACAAAGCAGATTAAGGACCATGGCGAAAACAGCGGTACCGGACAGCGTTAATGGCTCTGGAGGATCGCCGCTTATGATCTTCAATGCGGCCGTTCCGCAAGCTGCTATCGCCGGAAGGAGAATCAGCCCGGCTAGTCCGAAGCTCGCTTTCCTGCGACTTGCCACCGACCACCCCAGCGCAGTGAGCACTAAAAGATTGATCAGGAAATCTTCCAAGAAATCCGCGGCATCGGCAAATAGGGCCGCAGAACCAATAACAGTGGCAATCGCTAATTCTAGAGCAAAGCCCAGCAAGTTAAGGCCGGCTACCCACGCAACAAGGCGTCGGGCATGGGAATCTAGAGTCGTAGAGCTAAACACCGAAATAGATTAACCCATAGCTCTACCATAGGTCCGACGCCCACCTGTTCCCTCCCCATCTGAAACCATGCCCTTAGCTATGATTTTCCTGTGCTCAGTGCAACAAATCTGGTGATGAGTTGATGCGCCGCCGTAGTCACTTCTGCCCAGTATTGCCGAGCCTGCTCAATTAGTTCGGCCTCACGTTCCGGGGATGCCCCTGGTAACAGATGAATATCTTCTTTGATCCACTGCTGAAGTCGGTTCAATCCAGCTTCGGGGTGAAATTGCACTCCCCAGGCACACGGCCCAACCCGAAATGCTTGAGGATAACGTGCTGATTTCGCTAGAAGCACCGCATCCTGAGGCAGTGGTGTTATACCGTCGCTATGATCTGAGGCCACCCATATCTGCTGTGGGAGGCCACAAAAAAGGGGATCTTTAGCAGCAGTTTCCGTGAGGGAAATCTGGGTTAGACCTAGTTCTGTTCCTGCGGAACTAGCAATAGCTACTCCGCCTCCAGCCGCAACGCTGAGCAGTTGTGCCCCTAAACAAATACCCAAAACAGGTATTTTCTTTTCTATTGCTATAGACAACAACTGCCGGGTACGGGGCAACCATGAATAGTCCTGATCCTGATAAGCATTCATTGCCCCGCCCAGAACAATCAAGGGTTCCTGGAGTATGTCAGGCAACCGCTGGCCGAGATAGGGCCGATAAACTGTAGCCCCAGGCGTCCACGACACTAATCTATCGAGGTCGGCCGATTCTTGGTGCTCAATAATTATCATAAAAAGTACTCTTTACGGTGAAACACGGCTTTATCCACATTCTGACTTTAGTCATTACGCGGTAATTATTCTTAGCACATCGGCTATTAGCGAAAACAAGAATTGATTAAGCTTTTCACTGAAACAGTGATAACAGCGGGAAAGAACCACTACTCTGCTATAATCTCTAAACCATCTTGTTAACACCATCATCAAATAATAGTAGGTAACCTTAATGTCTTTTCCGCCTCACTATGGAGACCGTCTCATTATCGACTCTGGTCTAGTGCAACTTGAGCTGTTCCACGACGGCATAGAGGAACAAGTAAAAGACCTTCTCCTGAATGCTGAGATTTTTCCTGATATCACTGCCCCCTATGTTTTCCCCTGGTACCGAGGCTTAAGAGCGTCGCCTAAAGACAATATTCAATCCTGTATTGAGTTCAATAAAGACATCATCAAGGATTCCACCACCTCCTCGTGGCGACTCCCGTTTTTTATTCGCTATCACGGCAACTTGATAGGAGGCCAGGAAATTCGTGGACATACCATCGGCACTAACCTCATCATGTCATCAGGATCCTGGCTAGACCTCAAATCCCAAGGCCAGGGTCTAGGTTCCACGGCGAGAAGGGTCGCTCTCACCTATGCCTTTAACCACCTCAACGTCTCCACAGCTTTTAGTTTTTGCTCCGCCGCCAACCATGCTTCGGCCCGAGTTTCTTTAGCCTGCGGCTACCAGGAGGTTTCTCCGCACAAAATTCCTCCGCTTCCCGGCGAACACCTCACCTCCGACATGCGAGCTTTCCGGCTCTGCCCGCAGTCCTTTCTTGCCAAGTCCACGACCATCTCCGTGACTCATTAGGAAATCACTCCAAAAAACGGCGAGGCTCCGGCTCTTTTTCCTGGCACGACTGCCCGACGCCAACAGCCTGCTGCCGCTTTACCCATTGAGATATGAGTAGCACCACTATTATGGGGTAACTATTGCCTAAAACACAGATAATGACTAATATCCATTAATTCAAACGTTTGCATTGTGGTCGGCAGCGCTGCCTCCTAGCACCTCACGTGAGAGCATTGCCCCACAACTAACCGATTAACTGGCTATATGTGTTCAGTGAAGGAGTGTAAGGAGATGCCTCAAAGGAGCACCCCTACTCTCAAAGAACTAGCGCGGTTGGCCGGTGTTTCGGTATCCACTATTTCTCGAGCACTCGCCAATAACCCAGCTATCGCCCCGGCCACGAGGGAAAAGATTCAGCGCTTAGCCAAGGAACAGGGATACCGTCCCAATGCCCAAGCTCGCGCTTTGCAAAGCCGAAGAAGTGGCAGTATCGGACTGATTGTGCCGAGTCTGGTCAACAGCTATTTCGCGACTATGGCCACCCAGGTCCAAGCTGAAGCAATGGCGCATGGGCTTAATACCCTGATTGTGAACGCTAACGAAAACCCCGACACCCTCAACGATCTTTTAGATAACCTCTCCCACCACCAAGTTGATGGCGTCCTCTGTGTTCCTTTAGAGGAATCTCGTGACCGCATTGAGCAATTAGCAAGCACCATTCCCGTGGTTCTTATTGACCGGGATTTGCCGGATTCACAACTCTATAGCGTGACCTCTGATCCCGCCCCCGGAATGCGATCCGCACTTAAACTCCTCAAGCACCATCACCTCCTCCCCCTTGGTTACCTGTCCGGCCCGATGAGCACCTCAACAGGCCGAGAGCGCCTCACAGTTTTTCAACAAGGGTGCGTCGACTATGAAATAGATGATCCTCGAATATTCCTCGGCGGATATGAACAACAACGCGGCCTAGAAGATGCCCTCACCCTACTCAAACAGGGCGTACGCACCCTCTTTGCCGGTGATTCCATGATGACCATTGGTGTCCTCCAGGCCTGTCACCGTCACCGGCTGAGAATTCCCCACGATGTCGCCGTAGTGGGGTTTGACCGTCACCCGGCTTTTGAACTCCAACAAGCCCCTATCACTGTCATCGATCAGCATGTGAGTGACATGGCTACCCTTGCGTTTCGCATCTTAATCGGAGTTATGGCAGATAATCCGCCAGATCAGCGTCGTACTTATATCAACACCACGTTAATAACTAGAGAATCTACCCAATGTTTATAAACGACCAGGAGGTGAAGAGTGGAAACCATCCTTGAACTGAAAAACGTCAGTAAATCATTTGGCCCAGTTCAGGTGATTAAAGATGTTTCGTTGAAAGTTCATCCTGGAAAGGTGCAAGCCTTACTGGGTGAAAACGGTGCCGGTAAATCCACTATCATCAAGATGATGGCCGGCGTTTACCAACCAGATTCGGGTGAAATTATTGTCGACGGCCAACCGGTCCGCTTTCCTAATACCAAGGAAGCGGAAAAATACGGCATCGCCACTATTTATCAGGAGCTGAACCTAGTCCCCAGTATGTCAGTGGCAGAAAATATCATGCTCGGGCGTACTCCTGCCACCGGCGGCCTGGTGAATTTCCCGGAGCTCAAGCGCCAGGCCCAGGAAGCACTTGACGTTATTGGACTAAAAGTTGGGCTCAATGACGTAGTTGGTGACCTCGGCATCGCCAAACAACAGCTCGTAGAAATAGCCAAGGCTTTGTCTATGAACGCCCGGCTTTTAATCCTTGATGAACCTACCGCGGCACTAACAAGCAAAGAAATAGATCAGCTCTTTCGCGTCATTGATCATCTCAAAACCCAAGGCGTAGGCATGGTGTTTATCTCGCACCATTTAGAAGAGATTGCCAGGATCGCGGATTCCGTCAGCGTACTTCGCGACGGCCAGTTCATCGCGGAGGTTCCAGCCACCACCCCCGAACGAGAATTCGTCAAACTCATGGTGGGAAGAGAAATTGATGAACAGTATCCCC
This genomic interval from Corynebacterium poyangense contains the following:
- a CDS encoding DUF4272 domain-containing protein produces the protein MFFNAYATVCEEIPAPYNHQRGLDDPEMPDHLKDFVVFVWQVGGEEMTSQMWAVMNHISQTQRQYVFDVDSIEEFADWAKQVNAIWFRPDGALLNPDGEEIFAHAPVPYHPAAVARAKRVRAEIERDFKARIPGFLPPVRSEFEISPRQPREVAQRFLSLAVFSELGLQLMSGEELPLAQLKESMPDAFQNLNENETQFLNLVESGEISLPLDKQLNLNDASDEVQGLVALALELAWEGQSALMLAYTFGLVQLPEGEVGDEYKEVTGWALENGQDAVYEFVEGFIPLEELCEKYEFIRSLRWVSIHERMRPKRFGIFKRPVTISDRKDAQLMQWHQALAWLCEPHNDWDEIDLSI
- a CDS encoding cation transporter is translated as MFSSTTLDSHARRLVAWVAGLNLLGFALELAIATVIGSAALFADAADFLEDFLINLLVLTALGWSVASRRKASFGLAGLILLPAIAACGTAALKIISGDPPEPLTLSGTAVFAMVLNLLCALLLMRLRGASTALVCGAWLAARNDVLANILILLAGVLTMVWWSAWPDIVAGLIIGAINFSAAKEVYEQARAEDPELELD
- a CDS encoding type 1 glutamine amidotransferase, with product MIIIEHQESADLDRLVSWTPGATVYRPYLGQRLPDILQEPLIVLGGAMNAYQDQDYSWLPRTRQLLSIAIEKKIPVLGICLGAQLLSVAAGGGVAIASSAGTELGLTQISLTETAAKDPLFCGLPQQIWVASDHSDGITPLPQDAVLLAKSARYPQAFRVGPCAWGVQFHPEAGLNRLQQWIKEDIHLLPGASPEREAELIEQARQYWAEVTTAAHQLITRFVALSTGKS
- a CDS encoding GNAT family N-acetyltransferase — encoded protein: MSFPPHYGDRLIIDSGLVQLELFHDGIEEQVKDLLLNAEIFPDITAPYVFPWYRGLRASPKDNIQSCIEFNKDIIKDSTTSSWRLPFFIRYHGNLIGGQEIRGHTIGTNLIMSSGSWLDLKSQGQGLGSTARRVALTYAFNHLNVSTAFSFCSAANHASARVSLACGYQEVSPHKIPPLPGEHLTSDMRAFRLCPQSFLAKSTTISVTH
- the uriR gene encoding transcriptional regulator UriR: MPQRSTPTLKELARLAGVSVSTISRALANNPAIAPATREKIQRLAKEQGYRPNAQARALQSRRSGSIGLIVPSLVNSYFATMATQVQAEAMAHGLNTLIVNANENPDTLNDLLDNLSHHQVDGVLCVPLEESRDRIEQLASTIPVVLIDRDLPDSQLYSVTSDPAPGMRSALKLLKHHHLLPLGYLSGPMSTSTGRERLTVFQQGCVDYEIDDPRIFLGGYEQQRGLEDALTLLKQGVRTLFAGDSMMTIGVLQACHRHRLRIPHDVAVVGFDRHPAFELQQAPITVIDQHVSDMATLAFRILIGVMADNPPDQRRTYINTTLITRESTQCL